A genomic region of Vitreoscilla filiformis contains the following coding sequences:
- a CDS encoding MFS transporter, which produces MQASSDRKPRTAAMPFIMITVLIDMISIGLIIPVLPPLVGSFTGSQADHAFWYGVVSFAFGFANFFGSPVLGALSDHYGRRPVLLIGFTGLALSFFATALSSALWMLVVIRFIGGAMQANAAVAQAYVADISEPHERAKRFGMLGAMFGMGFVLGPVMGGLLGGIDLHLPFFVAGTLAVLNGLYGFFILPESLPAERRVAVNWRKANPIASLKQLTELQGVGLLVAVMGLSSLAQFTMHATWVLYTHFKFGWGPTENGWSLFAVGAMAVIVQGGLIRVALKRTTPQKLAVVGLISSSLCYFFWGAVPEGWMMYVVIVLNVFGFMANTSIQTLVSNAADVQSQGRTMGAVASLNSLMAVIAPVFGAALLGMVSHLPPGDWRLGAPLFLCSALQAVATVLALRHLKRHSQGGLV; this is translated from the coding sequence ATGCAAGCCAGCTCCGACCGCAAGCCGCGCACGGCCGCCATGCCGTTCATCATGATCACCGTGCTGATCGACATGATCAGCATTGGCCTCATCATCCCGGTGTTGCCGCCGCTGGTGGGTTCGTTCACCGGCTCGCAGGCCGATCACGCGTTCTGGTATGGCGTGGTGAGTTTTGCGTTTGGCTTTGCCAACTTCTTCGGCTCGCCAGTGTTGGGGGCGCTGTCCGATCACTATGGCCGCCGACCGGTGCTGCTGATCGGCTTCACGGGGCTGGCGCTGAGTTTCTTCGCCACGGCGCTGTCCTCGGCGCTGTGGATGCTGGTGGTGATCCGGTTCATCGGCGGGGCGATGCAAGCCAATGCCGCCGTGGCCCAAGCCTATGTGGCCGACATTTCGGAGCCCCACGAGCGCGCCAAACGCTTTGGCATGCTGGGCGCCATGTTCGGCATGGGTTTCGTGCTCGGGCCGGTGATGGGCGGTTTGCTGGGGGGCATTGATCTGCACCTGCCGTTCTTCGTCGCGGGTACCCTGGCGGTGCTCAATGGGTTGTACGGCTTTTTCATCCTGCCGGAATCGCTGCCAGCGGAGCGCCGCGTGGCCGTGAATTGGCGCAAGGCCAACCCCATTGCCTCGCTCAAGCAACTCACCGAATTGCAGGGCGTGGGCTTGCTGGTGGCGGTGATGGGGCTGTCCAGCCTGGCGCAGTTCACCATGCACGCCACTTGGGTGCTGTATACGCACTTCAAGTTCGGCTGGGGGCCGACGGAAAACGGCTGGTCGCTGTTTGCCGTGGGGGCGATGGCGGTGATTGTGCAAGGCGGCCTCATTCGCGTGGCCTTGAAGCGCACCACGCCGCAGAAGCTGGCGGTGGTGGGGCTGATTTCCTCGTCGCTGTGCTACTTCTTCTGGGGCGCCGTGCCCGAGGGCTGGATGATGTACGTGGTGATCGTGCTCAACGTGTTCGGCTTCATGGCGAACACCTCGATTCAGACCTTGGTGTCCAACGCGGCGGACGTGCAATCCCAGGGCCGCACCATGGGCGCGGTGGCCTCGCTCAACAGTTTGATGGCGGTGATCGCGCCGGTGTTCGGTGCGGCGCTGCTGGGAATGGTGTCGCACCTGCCGCCGGGGGACTGGCGTTTGGGCGCCCCGCTGTTCCTGTGTTCGGCCTTGCAGGCGGTGGCCACGGTGCTGGCGCTGCGGCATCTCAAGCGCCATTCCCAAGGGGGTTTGGTGTGA
- the guaA gene encoding glutamine-hydrolyzing GMP synthase, giving the protein MSHDKILILDFGSQVTQLIARRVRESHVYCEIHPNDVSDDFIRQYAPKGIILSGSHASTYEDHQLRAPQAVWDLGVPVLGICYGMQTMAVQLGGEVSWSDTREFGYAEVRAHGHTRLLKGIEDFSTPEGHGMLKVWMSHGDKVTALPPGFKLMASTPSCPVAGMANEEKGLYAVQFHPEVTHTVQGQALLWRFVRDICGCAGDWIMGNYIEEAVAKIREQVGDEEVILGLSGGVDSSVAAALIHRAIGDQLTCVFVDHGLLRLNEGDMVMDMFAGKLHAKVIRVDASELFLGQLAGVTDPERKRKIIGGLFVDVFKAEAAKLKASGAGHKGATFLAQGTIYPDVVESGGTKTKKATTIKSHHNVGGLPEQLGLKLLEPLRELFKDEVRELGVALGLPPDMVYRHPFPGPGLGVRILGDIRPEFVKLLQRADHIFIEELRSTVDHNSGKSWYDLTSQAFTVFLPVKSVGVMGDGRTYDYVVALRAVQTSDFMTADWAELPYSLLKRVSSRIINEVRGINRVTYDVSSKPPATIEWE; this is encoded by the coding sequence ATGTCACACGACAAAATTCTGATCCTCGACTTCGGCTCGCAAGTCACCCAATTGATCGCCCGCCGGGTGCGTGAATCGCATGTGTATTGCGAAATCCACCCGAACGATGTGTCGGATGACTTCATCCGCCAGTACGCGCCCAAGGGCATCATCCTTTCGGGCAGCCACGCTTCCACCTACGAAGACCACCAACTGCGCGCCCCGCAAGCCGTGTGGGATTTGGGCGTGCCGGTGCTGGGCATCTGCTACGGCATGCAGACGATGGCGGTGCAACTCGGCGGCGAAGTGAGCTGGAGCGACACCCGCGAATTCGGTTACGCCGAAGTGCGCGCCCACGGCCACACGCGCTTGCTCAAGGGCATCGAAGACTTCAGCACGCCCGAAGGCCACGGCATGCTCAAGGTGTGGATGAGCCACGGCGACAAGGTCACGGCCCTGCCGCCCGGCTTCAAACTCATGGCGAGCACCCCGAGCTGCCCGGTGGCCGGCATGGCCAACGAGGAAAAGGGCCTGTACGCCGTGCAGTTCCACCCCGAAGTGACGCACACCGTGCAAGGCCAAGCCCTGCTGTGGCGCTTTGTGCGCGACATCTGCGGCTGCGCCGGGGACTGGATCATGGGCAACTACATCGAAGAAGCCGTGGCCAAGATCCGCGAGCAGGTGGGTGACGAGGAAGTCATCCTCGGCCTGTCCGGCGGGGTGGATTCGAGCGTGGCGGCGGCCTTGATCCACCGTGCCATCGGCGATCAACTCACCTGCGTGTTCGTCGATCACGGCCTGCTGCGCCTGAACGAGGGCGACATGGTGATGGACATGTTCGCCGGCAAGCTGCACGCCAAGGTGATCCGCGTCGATGCCAGCGAGCTGTTCCTCGGCCAACTGGCCGGTGTGACCGACCCGGAGCGCAAGCGCAAGATCATCGGCGGCCTGTTCGTGGACGTGTTCAAGGCCGAAGCCGCCAAGCTCAAGGCCAGCGGCGCCGGCCATAAGGGCGCAACCTTCCTCGCCCAAGGCACGATCTACCCGGACGTGGTCGAGTCCGGCGGCACCAAGACCAAGAAGGCCACCACCATCAAGAGCCACCACAACGTGGGCGGCCTGCCGGAACAACTGGGCCTGAAGCTGCTGGAGCCGCTGCGCGAGCTGTTCAAGGACGAAGTGCGCGAGCTGGGCGTGGCCCTGGGCCTGCCGCCGGACATGGTGTACCGCCACCCGTTCCCGGGCCCCGGCCTGGGCGTGCGCATCCTGGGGGACATCCGCCCCGAGTTCGTGAAGCTGCTGCAACGCGCCGACCACATCTTCATCGAAGAGCTGCGCTCCACGGTGGATCACAACTCCGGCAAAAGCTGGTACGACCTGACGAGCCAAGCCTTCACCGTCTTCCTGCCGGTCAAGAGCGTGGGCGTGATGGGCGATGGCCGCACTTACGACTACGTCGTGGCCCTGCGCGCCGTGCAAACCTCGGATTTCATGACGGCGGATTGGGCCGAGCTGCCCTACAGCCTGTTGAAGCGGGTTTCCAGCCGCATCATCAACGAAGTGCGCGGCATCAACCGCGTGACTTACGACGTGTCCAGCAAGCCGCCTGCCACCATTGAGTGGGAATGA
- a CDS encoding AGE family epimerase/isomerase has product MTHTRLPDFRAPAFLLGHIRHTLDFYEGRALDPSGGFFHFFKDDGTVYDRQTRHLVSSTRFIFNHATAWQRWRQPQDQEAVRHGLRFLATAHAQPQGGWAWQVRWDGHRANVLDGTNHAYGLAFVLLAHAHALMAGVEEAATGLETTFALMEQRFWEPRARLYADEASADWRQLSPYRGQNANMHACEAMLAAHAATGQSHYLDRALLLAHAVTQRLATQADGLVWEHYGPDWQVDWHYNQQDRSNIFRPWGFQVGHLTEWSKLLLQLEARLRAAPGGLCPGWLLPTAQRFFEVAMHNGWDRVHGGLVYGFAPGGEVCDADKYFWVQAESLAAAALLAQRTGNPGYWSWYDQLWAYAWAHMIDHRHGAWYRILTPDNRRYSDEKSPAGKTDYHTMGACWDVLRGL; this is encoded by the coding sequence ATGACCCACACCCGCCTGCCTGACTTTCGTGCGCCAGCGTTCCTGCTCGGTCACATCCGCCACACCTTGGACTTTTACGAGGGCCGGGCGCTGGATCCCAGCGGGGGGTTTTTCCACTTCTTCAAGGACGACGGCACGGTCTACGACCGGCAAACGCGCCACTTGGTGAGCAGCACGCGTTTCATCTTCAACCATGCCACGGCTTGGCAACGTTGGCGCCAACCACAAGACCAAGAAGCGGTGCGCCACGGCTTGCGCTTTCTGGCAACGGCCCACGCTCAACCGCAAGGGGGGTGGGCATGGCAGGTTCGCTGGGATGGCCACCGCGCCAACGTGCTGGACGGCACGAACCACGCCTACGGCCTGGCCTTCGTGCTGCTGGCGCACGCGCATGCGTTGATGGCGGGCGTCGAAGAAGCCGCCACGGGTTTAGAAACGACGTTTGCGCTGATGGAACAGCGGTTCTGGGAGCCTCGGGCCCGCCTGTACGCCGATGAAGCTTCCGCCGACTGGCGACAGTTGAGCCCTTATCGGGGTCAAAACGCCAACATGCATGCCTGTGAAGCCATGCTGGCCGCCCATGCAGCGACAGGGCAATCCCACTACCTGGATCGCGCCCTGTTGCTGGCGCACGCGGTGACGCAGCGCCTGGCCACGCAGGCCGATGGTTTGGTGTGGGAGCACTACGGCCCCGATTGGCAGGTGGACTGGCACTACAACCAGCAAGACCGCAGCAATATCTTTCGCCCTTGGGGTTTCCAAGTGGGCCACCTGACGGAGTGGAGCAAGCTGCTGTTGCAACTGGAGGCGCGTTTGCGCGCCGCGCCGGGAGGCCTGTGCCCAGGCTGGCTGCTACCGACGGCGCAGCGTTTTTTCGAAGTGGCGATGCACAACGGCTGGGATCGCGTCCACGGTGGGCTGGTGTACGGCTTTGCCCCGGGCGGCGAGGTGTGCGACGCCGACAAGTATTTCTGGGTGCAAGCCGAGAGTCTGGCCGCTGCGGCCTTGCTGGCGCAGCGCACAGGCAACCCGGGCTACTGGAGTTGGTACGACCAGCTCTGGGCCTACGCCTGGGCCCACATGATCGATCATCGCCATGGGGCTTGGTATCGCATCCTCACCCCGGACAACCGGCGTTACTCGGACGAGAAAAGCCCCGCCGGCAAAACCGATTACCACACGATGGGCGCTTGTTGGGATGTGCTGCGGGGGCTGTGA
- a CDS encoding lipase family protein has translation MRRMAVSALAGAVLVLAGCVSQPMLLQSNERVEVSELALLVADVFDMYKQQPTNLKPVPKADSILGKDWEVVGYIVGDAKAAVTLNGAQLLSVGGGTAMYGVLAHKKGENPAQSYVLAVRGTADANEWKVNAFSADKLPLSADQGKGTVAKGFYSIYQTLRYIPNTANATAASVQAWQSVRDVVGSAPVTVVGHSLGSAMSTYLMTDLASRGGLGAQVRGRLLASPRPGDDTYANYVASVVQDYVVYNNVSDVVPQIPPGSFAALKNEKILMPDNFLVKVSYSPVCSHQLVSYAAGLGGIQPNRSLDFWKKRMKDSGNSPACVEAK, from the coding sequence ATGCGCCGTATGGCAGTGAGTGCCCTCGCGGGGGCCGTGCTCGTGTTGGCCGGTTGCGTGTCGCAGCCGATGCTGTTGCAGTCCAACGAACGGGTGGAAGTGTCCGAGCTGGCGCTGCTGGTGGCGGATGTGTTCGACATGTACAAACAGCAGCCCACCAACCTCAAACCCGTGCCCAAGGCCGATTCGATCTTGGGCAAAGATTGGGAGGTGGTGGGTTACATCGTCGGGGACGCCAAAGCCGCCGTGACTCTGAACGGTGCGCAACTGCTGAGCGTGGGCGGCGGCACCGCCATGTATGGCGTGTTGGCCCACAAAAAGGGTGAAAACCCGGCGCAGTCTTACGTGCTGGCCGTGCGCGGTACGGCGGATGCGAACGAATGGAAAGTGAACGCATTCAGCGCCGACAAACTGCCCTTGAGCGCCGATCAAGGCAAAGGCACGGTGGCCAAAGGGTTCTATTCCATTTACCAGACCTTGCGTTACATCCCGAACACCGCCAACGCCACGGCGGCCAGCGTTCAAGCTTGGCAGAGCGTCCGCGACGTGGTGGGCAGCGCACCGGTGACGGTGGTCGGGCACAGCCTCGGCTCGGCGATGTCCACTTACTTGATGACCGATTTGGCCAGCCGAGGCGGGTTGGGCGCGCAGGTGCGGGGGCGTTTGCTGGCCTCACCGCGCCCGGGAGATGACACGTATGCCAACTACGTGGCCTCCGTGGTGCAAGACTACGTGGTCTACAACAACGTCAGCGATGTGGTGCCGCAGATCCCCCCGGGCTCGTTCGCCGCACTGAAGAACGAGAAGATCCTGATGCCGGATAACTTCCTCGTCAAAGTGTCCTACTCGCCGGTTTGCAGCCACCAACTGGTCTCTTACGCCGCCGGCTTGGGGGGCATTCAACCGAACCGCAGCCTGGATTTCTGGAAAAAACGCATGAAGGACAGCGGCAACAGCCCGGCCTGCGTGGAAGCCAAGTAA
- a CDS encoding urate hydroxylase PuuD, producing the protein MQGYLLEWGNLLLRWAHVITAIAWIGSSFYFVFLDNSLTPPTDPALKAKGVDGELWAVHGGGFYNPQKYIVSPPKLPEHLHWFYWEAYSTWLTGFGLFTVLYLFNASTFLVDASRYAWSSGGAIAAALGFLAGFWLIYDVICRTLGQRPGGDRLVGGLVTLTVVGASWLACELFAGRAAFLLVGAMMATAMSANVAHWIIPGQRKVVAALRAGQAVDPIHGQRGKQRSVHNTYFTLPVLIAMLSNHYGWLYQGPHNWVVLVGLMLAGALIRHCFVARHKALRLGQPVPWGYAAAGVALVLGLMVWLAPAPVAQAAASAPAPTLAQVQAVVQQRCVLCHNAQVNNKGVMLHTPELLRQHGPAIVQQVVVQRLMPLNNATQITEAERALLGRWVTAGMP; encoded by the coding sequence GTGCAAGGCTACTTACTGGAATGGGGCAACCTGCTGCTGCGCTGGGCGCATGTCATCACGGCGATTGCGTGGATTGGCTCGTCGTTTTACTTCGTGTTTCTCGACAACAGCCTGACCCCGCCGACCGACCCGGCCCTGAAAGCCAAAGGCGTGGATGGCGAGTTGTGGGCGGTGCATGGCGGGGGGTTTTACAACCCGCAGAAGTACATCGTTTCGCCGCCCAAACTGCCGGAGCATTTGCACTGGTTTTACTGGGAAGCGTATTCGACCTGGCTGACGGGTTTTGGCCTGTTCACCGTGCTGTATCTGTTCAACGCCAGCACGTTTTTGGTGGATGCGAGCCGCTACGCCTGGTCGTCGGGCGGGGCGATTGCGGCGGCGCTGGGGTTTCTGGCCGGCTTTTGGCTGATTTATGACGTGATCTGCCGCACCTTGGGCCAGCGCCCGGGCGGGGATCGGCTGGTAGGCGGGTTGGTCACGCTCACCGTGGTGGGGGCGAGTTGGCTGGCGTGTGAGCTGTTTGCGGGGCGAGCGGCGTTTTTGCTCGTCGGCGCCATGATGGCCACGGCCATGAGCGCCAACGTGGCGCATTGGATCATCCCCGGCCAGCGCAAGGTGGTGGCGGCGCTGCGGGCAGGGCAAGCGGTCGATCCGATCCACGGCCAGCGCGGCAAGCAGCGCAGTGTTCACAACACTTATTTCACGCTGCCGGTGTTGATCGCCATGTTGAGCAACCACTATGGCTGGTTGTACCAAGGGCCGCACAACTGGGTGGTGTTGGTCGGGTTGATGCTGGCGGGGGCGTTGATTCGTCACTGCTTTGTGGCGCGTCACAAGGCGTTGCGACTGGGTCAGCCGGTGCCCTGGGGCTACGCTGCTGCGGGCGTGGCGTTGGTGCTGGGTTTGATGGTGTGGCTGGCGCCGGCGCCAGTCGCTCAAGCGGCGGCCAGCGCCCCGGCACCGACGCTCGCTCAGGTGCAAGCCGTGGTGCAACAACGCTGCGTGCTGTGCCACAACGCCCAGGTGAACAACAAGGGCGTGATGCTGCACACGCCCGAACTGCTGCGCCAGCACGGGCCGGCCATCGTGCAACAGGTGGTGGTGCAGCGGCTGATGCCGCTCAACAACGCCACGCAGATCACCGAAGCAGAGCGGGCGCTGCTCGGGCGCTGGGTGACGGCGGGGATGCCGTGA
- the uraH gene encoding hydroxyisourate hydrolase: MGLSTHVLDTMHGTPAAGMAVTLYRLDATGHATPLRQLTLNADGRADGPLLAGAEVVAGRYRLVFAVADYFRARGVALPDPPFLEDVPLDFGIADVNAHYHVPLLASPWAYSTYRGS; the protein is encoded by the coding sequence ATGGGCCTTTCGACACATGTTCTGGACACCATGCACGGCACCCCGGCAGCCGGCATGGCGGTGACGCTCTACCGGCTGGACGCCACCGGCCACGCCACGCCGCTGCGCCAACTCACCCTGAACGCCGATGGCCGGGCGGACGGGCCGCTGTTGGCGGGCGCCGAGGTCGTGGCGGGGCGTTATCGCCTGGTGTTTGCGGTGGCGGATTACTTCCGCGCCCGGGGCGTGGCGCTGCCCGATCCGCCGTTTTTGGAGGATGTGCCGCTGGACTTTGGCATCGCCGATGTGAACGCGCATTACCACGTCCCGCTGCTGGCCAGCCCGTGGGCGTATTCGACTTACCGAGGCAGTTGA
- a CDS encoding GntR family transcriptional regulator — protein sequence MTLDPTDLPGDASRTTTQRIVDAVTAAIVERRLMPGTKLVEQQIADIFKVSRTVVRQALNQLSRDRLVQLEPARGAFVRQPSVQEAREVFEVRAMLEGAMIRELCTRITEAQLAELRAHLAAEVAAVTRTDVRGRTRLLADFHVILAQMLGNATLAELLGDLLSRSQLISLMYQSSHSAEHSQAEHVAIVDALARRDAEAAVALMTDHLGNVERNLRLQPRVTDLGAALLPEGELP from the coding sequence ATGACACTCGATCCCACCGACCTCCCCGGGGACGCTTCGCGCACCACCACCCAGCGCATCGTCGATGCGGTGACGGCGGCCATCGTCGAACGGCGGCTGATGCCCGGCACCAAACTGGTCGAGCAACAGATCGCGGACATCTTCAAGGTTTCACGCACCGTTGTGCGCCAAGCGCTGAACCAGTTGAGCCGGGATCGGCTGGTGCAGTTGGAGCCGGCGCGCGGTGCCTTTGTGCGCCAGCCCAGCGTGCAAGAAGCGCGGGAGGTGTTCGAAGTGCGCGCCATGCTCGAAGGCGCCATGATCCGTGAGCTGTGTACCCGCATCACCGAGGCCCAACTCGCCGAGTTGCGGGCCCATTTGGCCGCTGAAGTCGCCGCCGTCACGCGCACGGACGTGCGCGGGCGCACGCGGTTGTTGGCTGATTTCCACGTCATCCTGGCGCAGATGCTGGGCAACGCCACGCTGGCCGAGCTGCTGGGGGATTTGCTCTCGCGCTCGCAGCTCATTTCGTTGATGTACCAATCGTCCCATTCGGCGGAGCATTCGCAGGCCGAGCACGTCGCCATCGTGGACGCGCTGGCGCGGCGCGACGCCGAAGCCGCCGTGGCGCTGATGACCGATCACCTGGGCAACGTCGAACGCAACCTGCGCTTGCAACCGCGTGTCACCGACCTGGGCGCTGCTCTGCTGCCCGAAGGAGAACTACCGTGA
- the puuE gene encoding allantoinase PuuE yields the protein MASGERAPSPLAGEGWGEGEAPRYPRDLRGHGRTPPHAQWPGRARVAVQFVLNYEEGGENSVLHGDAGSEQFLSEMFNPASYPARHLSMEGMYEYGSRVGVWRLLREFEKRGLPLTVFGVSMALARCPEVTAAFVELEHEIACHGWRWIHYQNLDEATEREHMQRGMEILQNLTGQRALGWYTGRDSPNTRRLVADFGGFEYDSDYYGDDLPFWLQVKKSDGGLAPHLVVPYTLDCNDMRFALPQGFSHGDEFFEYLRDSFDVLYAEGDERPAMMSIGMHCRLLGRPGRMRALQRFLDHIEAHSRVWVARRIDIARHWKTTHPFHADTAFVWE from the coding sequence TTGGCCTCCGGTGAACGGGCTCCCTCTCCCCTTGCGGGAGAGGGCTGGGGAGAGGGGGAAGCCCCCCGTTACCCCCGCGACCTGCGCGGCCACGGTCGCACCCCGCCGCACGCCCAATGGCCGGGCCGCGCCCGCGTGGCGGTGCAGTTTGTGCTGAACTACGAGGAAGGCGGCGAAAACTCGGTGCTGCACGGCGACGCGGGCAGCGAGCAATTCCTCTCCGAGATGTTCAACCCGGCGAGTTACCCGGCGCGGCACCTCAGCATGGAAGGCATGTATGAGTACGGCTCGCGGGTGGGCGTGTGGCGTTTGCTGCGCGAGTTTGAAAAGCGCGGCCTGCCGCTGACCGTGTTCGGTGTGAGCATGGCCCTGGCACGCTGCCCCGAGGTGACCGCCGCCTTCGTCGAGCTGGAGCACGAAATTGCCTGCCACGGCTGGCGCTGGATTCATTACCAAAACCTGGATGAAGCCACCGAGCGCGAACACATGCAGCGCGGCATGGAGATCCTGCAAAACCTCACCGGCCAGCGTGCGCTGGGCTGGTACACCGGGCGCGACAGCCCCAACACCCGCCGCCTGGTGGCCGACTTCGGCGGCTTCGAGTACGACAGCGACTATTACGGCGACGACTTGCCGTTCTGGCTGCAAGTCAAAAAGAGCGACGGCGGCTTGGCGCCGCATCTGGTGGTGCCCTACACGCTGGACTGCAACGACATGCGCTTCGCCCTGCCGCAAGGCTTCAGCCACGGCGACGAGTTCTTCGAGTACCTGCGCGACAGCTTCGATGTGCTCTACGCCGAAGGCGACGAACGCCCCGCGATGATGAGCATCGGCATGCACTGCCGCTTGCTCGGGCGCCCCGGGCGGATGCGGGCGCTGCAACGCTTTCTCGACCACATTGAGGCGCACAGCCGGGTGTGGGTAGCGCGGCGCATCGACATCGCCCGCCACTGGAAAACCACCCACCCCTTCCACGCTGACACCGCTTTTGTTTGGGAATGA
- the uraD gene encoding 2-oxo-4-hydroxy-4-carboxy-5-ureidoimidazoline decarboxylase has translation MTTLTLAQLNAADGAEFVRLLDGTYEHSPWIAEAAFARRPAGGFVSLAQLKHALVEAVRAAPETAKIGLIRAHPELAGKAMVARTLTAESTGEQRRAGLTDCTPEEFAKLHVLNAEYNRRFGWPFILAVRGPRGTGLTRQQIIDTFERRAHGTRDFEFAECLRNIHRIAEIRLSEKFGQPPRRGEQVWDWAEQLAQHSEPGFAEAGQLTVTYLTEAHQACARQLMAWMQAGGFDEVTLDAVGNVVGVYHAAAAAGGAQAPRLLTGSHYDTVRNAGKYDGRLGILVPMAAVRELAQRGERLPVTLEVVGFAEEEGQRYRATFQGSSALTGHFNPAWLDQVDAQGVSMREAMHAAGLPGTIEAIAALQRKASRYLGFVEIHIEQGPVLNDLDVPLGLVTSINGSARYRGEFIGVASHAGTTPMDRRRDAATAVAELALYAEARASADETSVATVGVLEVPGGSVNVVPGRCRFSLDLRAPTNAQRNAMVMDIKQHAERIAKRRRVTLKLEETMIASAAPSNRRWMQRWEAAVRALGLPLHSLTSGAGHDAMKLHEVMPQAMLFVRGGNAGISHNPLESVTADDAELAVQAFTHLITHLEIAP, from the coding sequence GTGACGACCCTCACCCTGGCCCAGCTCAACGCCGCCGATGGCGCCGAGTTCGTGCGTCTGCTGGACGGCACTTACGAGCACTCCCCCTGGATCGCTGAAGCGGCGTTTGCGCGGCGCCCGGCGGGGGGCTTCGTCAGCTTGGCGCAGTTGAAACATGCGCTGGTGGAGGCGGTGCGTGCCGCGCCCGAAACCGCCAAGATCGGCCTGATCCGCGCTCACCCCGAGCTGGCCGGCAAAGCGATGGTGGCGCGCACCCTCACAGCGGAATCCACCGGCGAGCAGCGCCGCGCCGGCCTGACGGATTGCACGCCCGAAGAATTCGCCAAACTGCACGTGCTGAACGCGGAATACAACCGGCGTTTTGGCTGGCCGTTCATCTTGGCGGTGCGCGGGCCACGCGGCACGGGGCTGACGCGCCAGCAAATCATCGACACCTTCGAGCGCCGCGCCCACGGCACGCGGGATTTTGAGTTTGCCGAGTGCCTGCGCAACATCCACCGCATCGCCGAAATTCGCTTGAGCGAAAAATTCGGCCAACCGCCCCGGCGGGGCGAACAGGTGTGGGACTGGGCCGAGCAACTCGCCCAGCACAGTGAACCCGGTTTTGCCGAAGCGGGCCAACTCACCGTCACCTATTTGACCGAGGCGCACCAAGCCTGCGCCCGCCAACTCATGGCGTGGATGCAGGCTGGCGGGTTTGATGAGGTGACGTTGGATGCCGTCGGCAACGTCGTGGGCGTGTACCACGCAGCGGCGGCGGCGGGCGGCGCCCAGGCGCCACGCCTGCTGACCGGCAGCCATTACGACACCGTGCGCAACGCCGGCAAGTACGACGGACGCTTGGGCATCCTGGTGCCGATGGCGGCGGTGCGTGAATTGGCGCAGCGCGGTGAGCGCCTGCCCGTCACGCTCGAAGTGGTGGGCTTCGCGGAGGAAGAAGGCCAGCGTTACCGCGCCACCTTCCAAGGTTCCAGCGCACTCACCGGGCATTTCAACCCGGCGTGGTTGGATCAGGTGGATGCGCAAGGCGTGTCCATGCGCGAGGCCATGCACGCCGCTGGCTTGCCCGGCACCATCGAAGCCATTGCCGCGCTCCAGCGCAAAGCCTCGCGTTACCTGGGATTCGTGGAAATTCACATCGAGCAAGGGCCGGTGTTGAACGATTTGGATGTGCCGCTGGGCCTCGTCACCTCGATCAACGGCAGTGCGCGCTACCGAGGCGAATTCATCGGCGTGGCCAGCCACGCCGGCACCACGCCCATGGATCGGCGCCGCGATGCCGCCACCGCCGTGGCCGAGCTGGCGCTGTACGCCGAGGCGCGAGCGTCGGCGGATGAAACCTCGGTGGCCACGGTGGGCGTGTTGGAAGTGCCGGGCGGCTCGGTCAACGTGGTGCCGGGGCGTTGCCGCTTCAGCCTCGATCTGCGCGCCCCGACCAACGCCCAGCGCAACGCCATGGTGATGGACATCAAACAGCACGCCGAACGCATCGCCAAGCGCCGGCGGGTGACGCTCAAGCTCGAAGAAACCATGATCGCGTCCGCCGCGCCGTCGAACCGCCGCTGGATGCAGCGCTGGGAAGCCGCCGTGCGCGCCCTGGGTTTGCCGTTGCACAGCCTGACCAGTGGCGCCGGCCACGATGCCATGAAGCTGCACGAAGTCATGCCGCAGGCCATGCTGTTTGTGCGCGGCGGCAACGCGGGCATCAGCCACAACCCGCTGGAAAGCGTCACGGCGGACGACGCCGAGCTGGCGGTGCAGGCTTTTACCCACCTCATCACGCACCTGGAGATCGCCCCATGA